Proteins from one Ranitomeya variabilis isolate aRanVar5 chromosome 1, aRanVar5.hap1, whole genome shotgun sequence genomic window:
- the LOC143783690 gene encoding uncharacterized protein LOC143783690, which produces MALWCRFFSLHCPISQQSIVVVLIFYADFIVCVRFGCDFLLIFSLQSKLARMTSESESEHRQSARGSAASSSEGEGTQREQGDRCQDGSSGRQVSQRDHRECIDVELLISSIQERGPLWDSRDPRHMDQVVSRRLWAEVAKSLWDGFDSASAKDKGTFMKKLRTRWRSIKDRFNKGLRNEEEQSRSGAAAAKSVPYKYNRQLQFLRPILGRRQTHSSTLQRAPPCEAELHGSPSEPSQPSHSDSRPAPPSSGEPAAGTSGFPLPEASGAPSFGYSRQRQRASDRSVMPEFLHLGTVFQNGFKALRDEMSSMGRRLEILEAELSNPAKHFFSTLAKGMVENLTPELQISVMQDCNNSYVRALQQSRVAQSATLPVVPSLASVTPTTAAESLQPPHPGPSAGRRHHRHHTSVRPTPAPARPSSSRRSASGGDAAEGRKRKKKRRHTDKHTEAQVLAAPGHTPSRRGSSHSRSSQGQPSQKRRRLVLPPPSSTDEAVSLVYPAGGLDLPSSLLEYGGSSSSSSSTTPTPRSRTRSYRSPVVADVDPPSAVETP; this is translated from the exons atggcgttgtggtgtcgctttttcagtttgcattgtcctatcagtcaacagtcaattgtggttgttttaattttttatgccGATTTTATTGTATGTGTTAgatttggatgtgattttttgctcattttttcattgcagagcaaacttgcaagaatgacgagtgagtcagagtctgaacataggcaatcggcgagggggagtgcg gcttcttcaagtgagggggaaggcacacagcgggagcagggagatcggtgccaagatgggtcgtcaggccggcaa gtttcacaacgggaccacaggGAGTGTATTgatgtggagctcctgatctccagcatccaggagcgtggcccgttgtgggacagccgtgaccctcggcacatggaccaggtggtgtcgaggcgtttgtgggcagaggtggcaaagtcgctgtgggatggctttgacagtgcctcagcgaaggacaaaggcaccttta tgaaaaagttgaggaccagatggcgatccataaaggaccgtttcaataaggggctcaggaatgaggaggagcaatcgaggagtggtgctgctgcggccaagtcggttCCATATAAATACAACCGCCAATTACAGTTCCTAAGAccaatccttggccgccgaca gacacacagcagcaccctccagcgagctcccccctgtgaagcggaacttcatggatcgccatctgagccgtcacagccatcccacagcgacagcaggcctgcaccaccatcatctggagaaccggctgccggtacgtcaggttttcccctgcccgaggcctctggcgcaccttcgttcgggtattcccgacagcgccagcgggcctcggacaggtcagtcatgcctgaatttttgcacttgggcacggtgttccagaacggtttcaaggcgttgagagatgaaatgtccagtatgggacggcgccttgaaatcctggaagccgagctctcaaatccggcaaaacatttcttCAGCACActtgctaaaggcatggtggaaaaccttacgccggaactccagatttcggtgatgcaggactgcaacaattcttacgtgagggctctgcagcagtctcgggtcgcgcagtcagcgacactgcccgtagtgccgtcgctggctagcgtgactccgactactgctgcagagtcactccagcccccccaccctggtccaagtgccgggcgacgccaccacaggcaccataccagtgtgcggcccactcctgctcctgccaggccctcatcctcccgtaggagtgcttctgggggagatgccgcagaaggcaggaaaaggaaaaaaaagaggaggcacacagacaaacacacagaggcacaggttctggctgctccaggacacacaccatctcgtcgtggctctagccacagcaggagcagccagggccaaccaagccaaaaacgtaggcggcttgtgttgcctcctccctcctctactgacgaggcggtctccctagtgtaccctgcggggggtttggacctgccatcaAGCTTACTAGAGtatggcggctcctcctcctcctcctcctctaccactcCCACTCCCAGGTCCAGAACTCGAAGCTACCGGTCACCGGTGGTAGCGGATGTTGATCCCCCCTCGGCTGTTGAAACCCCataa